A genomic stretch from Apodemus sylvaticus chromosome 12, mApoSyl1.1, whole genome shotgun sequence includes:
- the LOC127697393 gene encoding protein MIX23-like — translation MAAPSGSVNCEEFAEFQELLKVMRTIDDRIVHELNTTVPTASFAGKINVSQTCKQLYESLMTAHVSRDKVIKNCIAQTSAVVKSLREEREKNLDDLTLLKRLRKEQTKLKWMQSELNVEEVVNDRSWKVFNERCRIHFEPPKNE, via the coding sequence ATGGCGGCGCCCAGTGGCAGTGTGAACTGTGAAGAGTTCGCCGAGTTCCAGGAATTACTCAAGGTGATGAGGACAATTGATGACAGAATAGTTCATGAATTAAACACTACAGTTCCAACAGCTTCCTTTGCAGGGAAAATCAATGTCAGTCAAACCTGTAAACAGCTGTATGAGTCTTTGATGACAGCTCATGTCAGTAGGGACAAAGTTATAAAGAACTGTATAGCACAGACCTCAGCAGTAGTAAAAAGTCTccgagaagagagagaaaagaacctGGATGACTTAACGTTATTAAAGCGACTTAGAAAAGAACAGACCAAGTTGAAATGGATGCAGTCAGAACTAAATGTCGAAGAAGTGGTAAATGACAGGAGCTGGAAGGTGTTTAATGAACGCTGCCGAATTCACTTCGAGCCTCCAAAGAATGAGTAG